The DNA window AATATACCATACGATACCAGGGGGGCAAAAGGGTGGTAGAAGAGAATGATGGTAGTGACTGATGATTCACAGTGACTGCAAAATAAGCAGAAGCAGGGACCAGAAAGGTTCAGTGATTCAGTGTGTTGGTGAGAAATTGCGTACAGAATCACTTATTTCATTAATGTCTATTCTCTCACTCCGAGTAGTACTAGTGTACAATTTTTTGTTTATGTGTTTTGGGTTCGGATCATTGTCTTTTCATCTGTAGTTACACTTTTATTAACTGTTTCATCAAATAATTAACCATGTTTTATCCTCCCCATAAACAGGGGAACCTCTTTCCATTAATGTTACCTCAACTACCTAACTGGTTgtatttatttctaattttacaGATACTACGAattgtatgaatgtctaaataactattggtttatttattaaaatttattattatccaTTTATTTTTTATAGGGGTATTTGTTTGTAGGATTTATAAATGATTTTTAGAAACAAGttattcaaaaatattatttttagattTGAAACAAATATCTCCAAAGTTTaatttgacttttaaaaaaaaatgttttagtgGAAGATATGGATGGAACTAGACAACATTGTTAGCATGCATAAACTTAGCACATGTCACATGGttattaagaaaaaataatacagtgtcatttaaaaataaataataaaggcaTATCAGAAAAAgctaaagtattttaaaaaaaatcatcttcaaaaatttatTAATAGGTGTTTTGGATACATTTGAGCataatcttattattattattattattattattattattattattattattattattagggtcTTGCTAACACGTGtactaagggcacatgttaagcaTAAGTAAATGTAATAAAGTCAAATATAAATTTTCGAAAAAGTAAATATACACATTTCAAGAGaatatttttacaaaaaatatatgaatttgTGTATTTGGGACACACGTTAGCTTTTCCCTTATTAATTTAAGAGAGATTTTTTGGATAATTTTTCAACTATAGCTCCTAGTGCTGGACAGCGGTCGGATTGGGTTGGATTCGGGCCCAAAAACCCAATCCAGACCAAACCGCGGTTCTCCTACATCATTTCAAAatataggagagagaaaaaaaagattcatctATAATCtcttccatttattttaaaatctaatgattcaAATTcgttctcacattctcatataaatatgctatatatatatatatatatatatatatatatatatatatatatatatatatatatatatatacacacgcacacacacatcatccaatgacaccaaggtgtcaaatttAATAACATGACACCTCTATTAAATCTTCACCCCATGTTTGTATACTAAATTAATTCACAGTTGAATTAAAagatattatcatatagatcatgtttAGAGAATTTAACATCAATCGGAAATCATCTTGCATGTCAACGAGTTGCATAAAAACTAACATTTTACAAAACTTCATGAAAATcgttaattttgatcattctctttaacatatcaaatgatttttgattgatgTGAAATTTTACATGcgtgatctatatgataataactttcaattcaACAGTAGATTTTATTCAACAGTAGTTATCGAAAGTGTTATGTTACTAAGTTTGACATCATAGTGTCATTTGATCATGTCCCATATAAATATTATcatattaaaataaatgtctattaattcaacaataattttttttaaacattattaaaaacttaaaatgatatgatattttagatatatttatttagtattaaaaataaggATAACGGATACGGATATGAGCACTTCCATACTTAGAGGACAAATATATAAGTGCTAAAGTTGTTATTCAAGCGGGTATGAACTCGAATACAAATAATTTTTTCATCCGCAAATATGGAAATGATACTATAGTAGACCTATCTATATCTATCTATTATCATCCTTACGCGGTGATGACTTTGTTGCATAAAATTGACCTGAAAACCCCTGCAGCAACATGGACTCACATGAAAACACAACACTGCATTGTCTTATTTGCCTGCTTACCTTAAttatttagcaaaataaaattcTTGTTGTCATTTTCCTTTTTACTACTAATGCTTTTTGTGTCTGTTGACTTTGAAATGGGGTGTTTAGAAGAAATAGGGAGTGGTATCACGTGCATGGATTGACATGATGGAATGAATACCAAAGAAACTTTATTTGTCATTATTGCTATTAAATGGTGgatatgaatattctgaagatgctATCAATAACGTTTCCTGCTCTTGTCTGCTATTCTTGTCTGATTATTACAACCTTTTTGTCTTCTTTGCTAAGCCAACCAATACCCCACTTACTGTCATCTAGTCAACCATACTGCTCTTACCATTCAACCCGAGACCCAGAAAGGCCAGATTTACCATCTTCTGCTTGGTAACTGGAGgactttactttttttttttctttcaaagaaTCAATTTCATTTTGGACAATGCTACTCCCTGTTTTTtggttattttaataaataggaatatttttattaaagaatttAAAATAGTAGTATTATATTCCTCCGTTTCATTTATAAGAAAaagttaaattatttaatatatttaaaaaattaactttttttataaatagagtCGGAAaactaaaaattacaaaaaaaatatatataaaaaaaatattacactcTTTCTCCTCTTAattgtaaattattttaaaaaataaattgtatctaaatatttattaacattttataattatataattttaaatatattttattattttaattatttaatttttttcttcatattaatGTTAAAggttaaatttgcaaaattacTATTTATGTTCTCATACAAaataaactatattttttaatcaatctCTTAAGATGCATAAAGTTTTTCAAGAGTAACCTTTTGAGGGTGTGTTCTTtatcaaatatattatattttagtaATATATTTTTCACAGATTTTTGTATGCATAAAATGCATTAAGaaactatttatttaaatagaataATTTAAAGGGTTAGTCTGAATCACTCTGATCCGACAGatctattaaaattaataaggTATGAACTCATttgttttgctttttttttttgtaaaataattttgaaaattgataTTTGTACACCAAATATGACACTTACATCATATATTTATACGattttaattttctaaaatagttaataattaaattttcttttttatgacACAAAGCAGCACATATATATGGTGTAACTTGTAACTTATACTGTGTATATATAAGCCTTTAGATTCTTGGTGTACAAATACCAATTATCTAATTTgcatagtgttacataattttgtgtacaaatattataaagaaatttttcataagttttaaatgaaaatttggtttgaataatttttttaaatattattttagatattttattattttgtgatttttttttaatattaaaatttcaaaaaattacttagttttgaagctatttcaaatagcttttcttaaaaattatttttgagatacaattttttgaaaaaaatttcgaTTTCGACTGTGTTATGGTATTCTATAAtgtagagctgtcaatatgggctacccggcccaTATGGGTTTCGGGCTTTTTAGGGCCGGGCCCAAAAAACCCATTTTtaaatgggctctaattttactaTCCAGATCCGGCCCTGTCTGGActgcgggctacccggccctaaatgggcttcGGCCCTAAACGAGcccatttctataaaaaaattaaaattttctccttatttttgTAAGTAACCATATAATTTTCTCCGCATCAAATGAATCGTCACCGACCGGTGGTCGCGAGAGTCAGGCTTTTTTTCACTCAATTGATGCATGTTGCAACACTCTATCGAGCCTCAATCGATATTGGTTGCCATCCTTGTTACATATAATTAAATCAAGTGAGCAATATAAAGCAGAAAAATCAAATCTAGATGAGTGACattgaaaatcaaacaaaataatgGAGGCAGGCAAAATAAGCAAATGCAGTTCCgtattatttgaaaataaaattttgaacaCTTATTGAAGTGCACTTTCGTATTTATCTACgactcaaaaaacaaaaaatggcCAAAGCGTAGGGTAGCAAAAATGTACAAAACGCATTTCTCAATTACACAACGTAACAATGACTATAATTACCTCTATATTGGTGTATATTACCCAACCCACTTTTCGCGTTTTTTAATGCATCTATAAAATAATCAAATGTATAAAACTTGAATTTCAAAACATATCAAATGTGTAGTTTATGTTGAGCACTTCGATTGATTGGATGTTGAGATGAAGCTTGGATGGAATGGAGTAGAAATGAAACTTAGATAGATAAAAAAACTTGGAAGTGAGAATGTGGAAATGAGGAATGAAACTTGATTTCAAGTGTGTTTTGTTGAAAACGAGGAAGGAGGAATGTCCCATGCGTTTTTGATTAAAAACCTGTCTGGAGGTGCACTTCCGTAGGATATACAGAGATACATTTCCgtattaatttttgtaaaaaatgatGGTTTGATTCACTTACGAATTAACTGAGTGTCGGTTGGGGTGCGTCCGAAAGTACATTTCTAAATTTCAAGAGCAATTTTGATTTTTTACAAGGGTGTGTGAATAACCTTTAGGGTGGGAGAAGTACTTCCTTTTGAATATTCATTCCAGAAATTTTTCATTAGGATACTTGAGCCCAATATGAAAGGCCCAAGAAAAAATGACGGATCCAAGTCAAATTCTGATTTTGTATTGTATATTTTCACTGAGCACACCATTATCCTTTTATTCGGTTAGAAAAAAAAGGTAGGAAAAGAATATGTACATCTGGCGGGAACGGTCGAGCAGCGCATTTGGCGTTGCCAACCCGCATACAGAAAAAACCCACAGCAACatcaacaaacaaaaacaacgagagaaagaagaagaagaagaagcagaagagagaattagaaagagagaaacgttTTTCTATCTCTCTAAtctcttttcttctcttcctctttctctccCCAACAACAATGGCATTGCCTCACAAGCAATGAAGCTtcaccattatcatcatcattattattcgCCATGCGTTGGTTGCCAACCCTAATTTTCTCTCCTTCCTCTTCTCATTCTTCCCAcgtttcatcatcttcttcttcgacttcttcGTCTTCGTCTTCTCTTACATCTCCTTCCACGTTAAAAtattctccttcttcttcctcttccgaTACTCGGAAACCTTCACGCGGCACGTGGTTTTTCGGTAACGGTAGGAAATCCACGCGGTCGAGGAAGCTTCGACACGTCGACGATGTTCACATTGAATACGACGTTGCTGCAGCGCCTATTTCTCGTTCCCCGAGCGCACGGAGCTATATGCGGTCTAATACTTCTTCCTCCGTTGCGCCTCAGCCGTTGCCGTTGCCAGAGTTAGCTTCTCCGGCAGGGTTGCAAAGGAATAAGGATGGTGATCGTCGTTTGCCGTCGCCTAAAGAAGCCTCTGGTAGAGCCATTGAATCTGATGCACATGCCGTCGTTTCTCTTCCCACCGGATTTAAGATGAGGAGGTAATTCATTTTGTCTATCGTTTCATTTCACTCTTATTTGGGGATTCTGTTAGGTCAAGTTAATTAGATAAGTTAACATTATTTGATTAATTGATCATTGTTTAATGATAAATGCCATCAAATTCATGTTAGTTATGAATAATTCCCCCCTTTGGAGTAATAAGAGAGTGAATTGCTTAAAATATGACATAATAGGTACTCATTTAAGCAAATATGCACTATGTGTATTGATAAGAATGGTCCTTTTGAGTAATTGGAATTTAATTTGCTTGTACAGTGTTTTTGCTAGCCGAGAGTCGAGAAGAAATACGGAGCAAATGGAGACAAAGCCGCATGGGAATATGATAGCGCGTCAAGATACAAGTGGTGCTGCAACTCCTAGCTTTCGAGAAAATAGCTTCCGGATAAGTGTTCCTCCAAGGAGTGCTTCAAGCAGTCCCTTTACCAGTCCCACAACAAGCAAAACCAAACATGATGATTTTGTGCCATATTATTATGTGTCACCTAAAGCAAATCAGTTCTGGTCTGCACCAGAAATGCCAACATCTACCGGACAACCACCTCCTGCTTTCTTTGATTTATCTGGGTTAGGTATTGATTCTGCTTCTTCTCCCCATCAAGGTTCAGGAGGAAAAAGTCCCAAACAACAAAACCCTTCTTCACCCCTACCAAGGTTGTCCCTCGACTACCCAACAACTTCACGTCGCGAGAGTCTTGGTCCTCCTCTCAGTGTTCATCCTTTACCCTTGCCTCCTTGGTCTGGGAGTTCCTTACCTTCACCCTCTGCTAACTTTCCCCAACCTGGGGGAGCTAAGACAGAATCTATATCTATGAAAAGTCAATGGCAAAAGGGTAAACTTATAGGGCGAGGTACTTTTGGAAGTGTTTATGTTGCCACTAATAGGTATGTGTACAATAGTTAAGTAACCAGTTTAAATTCCTCCCTTTTTGCTTTCTCATGTGGCAGCTCTTAAAACATATTTTCTTTCCTTTACAGAGAAACTGGAGCATTGTGTGCAATGAAGGAAGCAGAAATATTTTCTGATGATCCAAAATCTGCAGAGAGTATAAAGCAGTTAGAACAGGTTTTCTTCCATTGCTTGGTTGTAAATGCTGTTTATTTATTACCTGTATAGGATGTATTAAGTGTGTAAGTTGAAATGCACTGTCTGTCTTTTTGGTTCTATCTGTTGGGATGGACACAATGCGCAATATCTCATTGACAGTCATAAAAACAGTAAATTTCGTAGCAAACCATAGCTTAAATGCAGACTGCACTGCTCATTGCTATTTATAATGTTTTTTGCCATCCAATTTATATTTTCTTGCTAATTCACTTGATCCTCATTATTATTTTGTACAATCTTTTTCAGGAAATTAAAGTTCTTAGCCATCTGAAACATCCAAACATTGTGCAGTATTATGGTAGTGAAATAGTAAGCACTCTAATTGATGATTAGGTGTCCTGTGTCCATGggaaatatttttcttataaaactGCAACACAACCTAATAATAAGTTATAatatatttgtgtttgtgttcTCAGGTAGAAGAcaagttttatatttatttggagTTTATCCATCCTGGTTCAATAAATAAATATGTCCGTGACCACTGTGGCGCGATAACAGAATCCGTTGTTCGGAATTTCACACGGCATATTCTTTCAGGGTTGGCTTACTTGCACAGCAAAAAGACAATTCATAGGTAAGGGTTACATGCTTGATACGCTGCTCAACATCAAACTAGGACATGAAATCTCTTCGTGATATTtgtgcaaatatttttataatggagtgtgcattttcttttctttcttcatgaaATTACTCAATGATTTTGGATTTGGAGTTTTGGACCATCTAAcgatatttgtttttctttccatATAATGATATAGGGATATCAAAGGGGCTAACTTGCTTGTTGATTCTTCTGGTGTTGTTAAGCTAGCTGATTTTGGGATGGCCAAGCATGTGAGTTATAAAATCTCCTCTACTATATATTTTTTCCAGTCTTTTTCCCCATCAATGAAGATAATGGTTTGCACGTTGTACATATACTTGAACTTCTAATCATTATCATGATCCAAGAAAGATCTTTCATTTCAAGTTCAGGGATTAACTGCACATTTGTACTTGCTTTGTTGAGCAATAAAAGTGTTTCTAGCCATATATGATTTTGACATGTTTGAGTgtttttcataagtaaatttgATTTGAAGCTGAGGTTTGAAGTCTTTGTTTTGAAACGTtatttttaatatcaattttattGTTCAACTTACTTTTTATCTGAATATATGCTAGCATAAAGAACTTTCATTCAATTTCCTTTAACTGAAATCAACTaacttaataataattttagtcaCCACACGACCAAACACACTCTTATCTAAAAGGAtagtttattgtttttgaaaacttGTTTCTCTTGGTTTAAGTTAACAATTTTACTACCAATTGAAATTGATTCAGCTGCAATTATCTAAGGAAACTTCTTGCAGCATACCGGGTTTATCATCTGTTAATTTTCATTACTTGAATCTGTATGTTGGTATGTTTATATGCTTGCTTAGATGTGTCAACTGTTGAGAAGTGCTCTCTAAGTTCTATATGTTCTTTAGTTTAAATTATGTATGACATAGTTATTCTTTCATTTGAACTTTAGTAGCTTGCACCTGCAGTTTTCTGCTAGTAGTTACTTTTTGCCTATTATAATAGTCTTGGGATCTCTATTTCCACAGCTAACTGGGCATTCTGCTGACCTGTCTTTGAAAGGAAGTCCATACTGGATGGCTCCAGAGGTATATTTTATATATTGGAACTCGACATTACTCTTTGATGTATTACACGTTCTTTACTCACACTTGCTTCTTATACAGCTTATGCAAGCGGTCATGCATAAAGACAACAACTCTGATCTAGCTTTTGCTATTGATATTTGGAGTTTGGGTTGTACAATTATTGAAATGTTCACGGGGAAGCCTCCTTGGAGTGAATACGAAGGAGTAAGCAAGTGCAAAAAAATTCTAATCCATCAATTTGTTATTCAATTCAATACCAAACATATCATAAGTGGAAATCTCAGTAGTATAATAACTTCCAATGTTTGTTCAAATCTACGTGTTAACTAGCCGTGAATTATGATCTAATTATGCAGGCCGCAGCTATGTTTAAGGTAATGAAGGATACTCCTCCTATACCTGAAACATTGTCATCTGAAGGTAAAGATTTCTTGAGgctttgctttaaaagaaatccAGCAGAGCGGCCAACTGCTTCAATGTTATTAGAGCATCGGTTTCTGAAAAACGTACAGCATTCAGATCCTTCATCTTCCGCCCATCTGTATAATGGAACAACTTCAATGGTAATAATATAAGATTCATGTCTCTTTTCTCTTTGCGAAACCATGAATTTGGTATTAACTTTTCTTATACTGGCAGGATAATTCCCATAGTCCCAGAGGGTTATATGAAAGCAAACCTGATCAGTTTTCTATTGTCAGTGCACAGATCGCAAAAGGGAAATTTTGCACTGAGAGGTGAGGATTTCGCATTAGTTACTTGAATATTTTGATTACCTTCCTAAATTACATATTTGAACTTGTGAAATCCATGATCC is part of the Vicia villosa cultivar HV-30 ecotype Madison, WI linkage group LG2, Vvil1.0, whole genome shotgun sequence genome and encodes:
- the LOC131646853 gene encoding mitogen-activated protein kinase kinase kinase 5-like, translated to MRWLPTLIFSPSSSHSSHVSSSSSSTSSSSSSLTSPSTLKYSPSSSSSDTRKPSRGTWFFGNGRKSTRSRKLRHVDDVHIEYDVAAAPISRSPSARSYMRSNTSSSVAPQPLPLPELASPAGLQRNKDGDRRLPSPKEASGRAIESDAHAVVSLPTGFKMRSVFASRESRRNTEQMETKPHGNMIARQDTSGAATPSFRENSFRISVPPRSASSSPFTSPTTSKTKHDDFVPYYYVSPKANQFWSAPEMPTSTGQPPPAFFDLSGLGIDSASSPHQGSGGKSPKQQNPSSPLPRLSLDYPTTSRRESLGPPLSVHPLPLPPWSGSSLPSPSANFPQPGGAKTESISMKSQWQKGKLIGRGTFGSVYVATNRETGALCAMKEAEIFSDDPKSAESIKQLEQEIKVLSHLKHPNIVQYYGSEIVEDKFYIYLEFIHPGSINKYVRDHCGAITESVVRNFTRHILSGLAYLHSKKTIHRDIKGANLLVDSSGVVKLADFGMAKHLTGHSADLSLKGSPYWMAPELMQAVMHKDNNSDLAFAIDIWSLGCTIIEMFTGKPPWSEYEGAAAMFKVMKDTPPIPETLSSEGKDFLRLCFKRNPAERPTASMLLEHRFLKNVQHSDPSSSAHLYNGTTSMDNSHSPRGLYESKPDQFSIVSAQIAKGKFCTESGIAMSHSLYS